GATCGGTGGCCGGGCCAGTGTGGGCAGCGAGCGACTGAGCATCGCCGCGGCCATGCCGAGCAACGGGCCGGCGCTGAAGGTTTCGCCGCATAAGTCGTAGGTTGCGCCGATGCGAGCGTTGGGCGCACCGCGCGACAGCGCGTTCGCCTCGATGCGGTCGATCCAGGTGGCGCAGGCGCTGCTGATGACGTGCGGCGCCGTCGGCGACAGCTCCAGCAACCGCGCCAGCGTGCGCGGCAGCAGTTCGCGATCGCCGCTCAGGGCATGGGCGGATTCCATGCGGGCGTAGGGTTGAACACCGCGTGCGCGGGCCGAGTCGGCCGACTCCATCACGAACGAGACCGCCCCACCGGTTGAGTTGAAACCCGTGGTCTCCGTGAACGGCCCGGCCGACACGGCGTGCGTCAGCAGGCCGCATTGTTCGTAGGCCTTGTCGATTGCGACGTGGCCTTCCTCACCGCCGCTGACGATCGTGCGGTCGCAGGCGCCGGTGGCGATGCGCAGCCACGCGAGGCGCAGTGCATCCATGCCGGCGGTGCGGGCTCCGATGATCGTCTGGCAAGCGTTCTTCAATCCCAGCATCAGGCTCAGCTGGGCCGCGCCACCGTTGGGCACGCCTTCAGCGAACAGGACCGGGTTGCCTGCCAGTACGCCCTCGCGAACCACCTGGGCGTAGTAGTCGTTGCAGTAGGTGCCTGAGCCGTGCGTGGTGCCGAGAATGGCGCCGGTGTCGGCCAGCAGGTCGGGCCGGTCGCTCAGTGCTGCATCCCGACACGCCATCGACGCCGCGGCGAGCGTGAACTTCGCGTAGGTGCTCATGCGGCGTACACGCCGGGCGTTCAACAGGTGCTCGTAATCGGCATCAACTAAGGGCGTGCGCTGGCGGTTGTAATGGTCAGCGCGCGTCGCGTGAAAGAAGGCGTCGTTCCCGATGATGCCGGGAAGAAGGACGCCGATGCCCGTGATCCAAACCTCGCGTGTACCGTGCCCATTTAGCCCCCGGCTTGCCGGGGGGGTTTTCTCGATCGTGGTTTCCCCCGGCAAGCCGGGGGCTATGGGGGACTGGGGCGTACCCAGCACGATGCACGTGTTGGCGCCGCCAAAGCCGAGGGACGTATTGAGCGTGGCGTTGATGGTCGCGTTGCGCGCGGCGCCGGTGGTGACGCGCAGGGACGGGTACTCCACATCGTCGGGGCCGATGTTCGCGGTCGCGGGCGCGACGCCGTCGCGCATGGCCATCGCGGATAGGATCAGTTCCGCCGCCCCGGCGCCGCCGAGGGTGTGGCCGAGGTGACTCTTGAAGCAGACGACCGGCACGTCGCTCAGCTTGTCGCCCAGCAGGCTGGAGAGGGCCGCGAACTCGGATGCATCGTTGTCGGGCGTGCCGGTGGCGTGGGCGGCGATCAGGCCGAGTTGGGCCGGTTCCAGCTTCGCGCGGTTCAGGGCCGCACGCATCGCGCGTTGCGCGCCGTCACCGGTCGGATGAGGTTGCGTAAGGTGATGCGCGTCGGCCGACTCGCCGTAGCCCAGTACGGTCGCCTGAACGCTCGCGCCTCGCTTAAGCGCATCGCTGCGACGTTCGAGCACCACGATGCCGTACCCCTCGCCGAGCTTCATCCCCGTGCGCCCGCGGCTGAACGGACGCAGCGGCCCCTCGGCGACCAGCCGCAGCGCGTTGAACCCGGCCCAGGCGTACTCACTGACCGCGTCGTATCCACCGGCCACCACGAGGTCCGCCTGGCCGCTCTCGAGCAGCGTCATTGCCAGCGCGATGCTACCCAGGCTGGACGAACAGGCCGAGCAGGTCGTCGCGGCGCCGCCGGCAAAGCCAAGGCCGGCGGACGCAAGGCGCAGCGTATCGCCGGCGAGGAAGTCGCGCAGCTCCGTGTAGTTTTCGTTACGCAGGAACCGCCCCCCCGCCCGCATGCCGTGCAGCGTGGTGCCGAGCATGAACGCGCAGCGCGTCGCGTCGTACGGCAAGCGATCGCCGTCGATCTTCGCATCCCGCAGCGCAGCCGACAGCGTCCAACGCAGGTAGCGCGCCTCGCGCGGCAGGTCAGGCTCGTAATCGGCCGGCAACGGGGGCGCCTGGCAGCCGTCGCGGCCCGGTGGCAGCGGCGATTCCATATCGACCATCACGCCCGCGCCGCACCGGTTGGCGCGCACGGCGGCCCACGTGTCGGCGACCGATAGGCCGAGCGCCGTCACTAGGCCCATGCCCGTGATGACGATCGGTTCGCTGCTGATCTTCAGGTCAGTCGGCACGTTGCTCATCCTCTGTAAAAGCAGGTTCCAGCACCAGCCACTGTTGTGGGTACTTGGCGATAAACGTCTCGATGCGGTTCGCCAGCGCCCGCAGCGCAACGTCGACCGGATCGCCACCCGCGACGGCGTCGGGGGATTCAACCTCGATCGCCTCGCACAGGTGAACCTCGTACCGCCCGCCCGCGGTTCGCACGACGAAGACAGGGACGATCGGGCTGCCGGTCAGCTGCGCCAGCTTCACGGGCCCGGTGGGCAGCCGCACGCTGCCGTGCAGCAAGGGGACGACTTGCGACCGCTGGCCCGGCATGGCGCGATCGCCTTGCATGACGACGACGCCGTCGGCCAGCAGCGCGTCGCGCAGGCGCACGAGCGACGGCCAGCCGTCGTCGATCGGCGCTTCGTGCACGCCCAGCAGTTGCCGCACGGCGGCGCGCAGGCGCTCGAAGCTGGGGAACGGGTCGCGCTTGAAGACGACGTGCACGTTCGATTCCACGCCGCGCAGCGCAGCCAGTCCCACCTCGAACGCGCCCATGTGAGCCGTCACCAGCACCGCGCCGCGCTTGCGCTGCCGCTGGGCCAGGTAAGCGGGTTCGCCAATGACGCGTTCGATGCGGCTCGCCAGCGATTGCCGCGTCTGCTGCGCGCTGCGGCCGGCGTCGGCGACGAAGTCGTAGAAGTTGGCGACCACGCCGCGCGTGAACCCGCTTTGTTCACTGCGTGACAGGCGCTTGCCGAAGATGCGCAGCGCGTTGGCGCGGGTCGCATCGCGCAACGGCCTGCAGAACAGGATCGCCAGCCGCACGCCGGCCGGGCGAATGAGGCGCAGCAACCACGGCGCGCGGGCGGCGACGAAGAAGAAGGTCCGCAGGGCGTTCGTGACGAGCGCGCTCGGGCCGGTGGCCGCGGCGTCGGGGTGGACGTTGCGCGCGGCGGGCAGGGGCGCGATCGGGATGGCCTGTTCGGTCTGCGTCATCACTGCTGTGGAGCGGGCATCGCATCGCCCACGGGTCGTACGACCTTCGTGCCGGCCGGCGTGTCGAGCATTAGCGCGTCGTCGCTCAGCCCGCGGTCGGGTTGCAGGTTGGAAAATCGAACGAGCGTACGCTCGCCGTCCGGATCGGTCACTTCAAACGCCAGCACCAAGCCACGGTCGGCATCGAGCAGCACGCGCACGAAGCCGACGTATGGCCGCAGCGCCTCCACCGGCTCCAACCGCAACGCCCGCGTGTTGCCGGCGGGCTCGACGGGATCTAGACCCGCGCCGGCGTCGGGCGATAGCGTGAAGTTTTTGCGGATGTCCTGCAGCGCCGGTAACGGCGACGATGCCATCGCGCCCAGGCGACCGTCCACCGGATATTCCTCGACGACCTTCTGCTTCGGATAGTACAGCCGCACCCAGCGCGAGTCGATCGACATGCGGCTCGGCTCGGGCTCGGCCGTCACCCACAACGTGAGCGGCCCCTTCGCCATCACCGTGCCGCGGCTGACCAGTGGCTTGCGCAGCAGTGGCGAGTGCTTCTCCTGCACGAAGTCGGCGGTGAGATCCTGGTGTGCCAGCGCCTTGCGGTCGATCGCATCGAGCTCGGCATCGAACGCCGATGCCGGCGCGGTCGCCGGTGCCGGGGTGCGCGCGGGTTGGGTCGCGTCCTGCGCGTGCGCATGTGACGTGACCGCGACCGACGACAGCAACATTACAAAGAAAAAATGCTTCATCGATGCCCAAACAGTCGACCACCGATCTTGCCGTTTTCGCGGATCGCGAATCACCAATAATACGGAAGAAGGCGCAGAATTACGCGTTTTTACCCAAGCCGCAACGCGACCGATCCTCGCGCCACCACGGTCCCCGCGACCGTCGCGGCGACGTCGCATTGGTGCAGATCGCCCATCTGGCGCGTCACCGTCGCCGACAGGTCGATCGTCGCCGGTGGCGCCACGGGCGATTCGAACCGCACGTCGGCGTGCACCAGCATGCCACCCTGCGTCTTCGAGCCGGCGGCCAGGGCGATGCCGGCGAGCTGGGCAAGGCTTTCGATCAACAGCACGCCCGGCACGATCGGGCGGTTCGGAAAATGACCCGCGAAAAACGGTTCCGACCCATCGACCGTCCATTGCCCCAGCGCGGTCTTCCCCGGCTGCACGTCGGTTACCTTCGACACGTACCGAAACGCCGGCCCGTGCGGCAGCATGGCGAGGTAGTCGACCGGTTGCGCCGCCGCTGTCGATTGCCCCGTCGTCGCCCCACCCGCGGCGCGGTCGCGGCTGTCCTGGATGAACTGGGCCAGGGTGTATACGTCGGCGAACATGGTTCGGCCGACGGCTTCGTTGGGAATCTTGATGCCGAACTGCTTTTCCACGCTGGAGACCAGCAGCAGGATGTCGAGCGAATCGAGGTCCATCTGGCCCCCGATCAGTGGCATGTCGTCGGCGATCGTCGCATTGGGGCCGAGCTTTAAGTCACGCCTTAGGATCAACTTCAGCTGCTCTAGCAAGGCACCGTCCACTGCACGGTTCATCCGCGTCCTCGGTTACGTCAAACTTGATAAACACCAGAGCGGAGCGATCATAAGCCCAACCGCGCCGCCCGCAAGCGAACACGGCCGCCACGATAGAGTCGCCATGCCCACGAAATATTACCGGATCGGTTGCTATCTGTCGGCGTTCATCAAACAGCAATGCATCCGCGAGACCGTGCTCCACCGCGACCGGTTGAACCTGCCCGGCCCGTTCCTGCTGGCCTGCACCCACCTCAGCCACATCGAACCGATGATCATGTCGCCCATGGTCAAGCGGCCGATCCACTGGATGGCGCGAATCGAGTTCTACCGCAACCGTTTCCTGGGCCCGCTGTTACGCAATACCGGCACGTTTTGCGTCAACCGCCAGGGCGTGCCGGTACAGGCCATCCGCACCGCGATCGGATTGGCCAAGGCCGGCAAGATCGTCGGCATCTTCCCCGAAGGCGGCTGCCGCAAGGGCAAGCAGTTGGCGTTTCGCGGTGGCAAGATCAAGGGCGGTACTAGCGCGATCTCGTTGCAGGCGCAGGTGCCGATCATCCCCGTCGCAATCGTCGGCACCGACCGCATGACCGACGTCGAACGCTGGCTGCCCGGCAAGTACGGCCAAGTATGGGTGGCAATCGGTGAACCCATCTACCCGCCACCACGTCCGACACGAACCCAGCGGCGGGCGGCGAGGCATGCGCTGACCGAACAACTAGAGCAGACTTACGTGGCGTTGTATCAGGAGATATTAGAAACGACCGGCCTCACCGACGACTACACCCCATGATCGCGCGGCCACCACCGCAACATTGAAATGCGCCGTACGAACCGACGAACCTTATGAGCGACCCGTTCTACAAAGCCATCCGGTTCAGTGGCCGTCACGTCTTCTGGCTCACCAGCAACAGACGCAGGGTGATCGGCGCCCACCATGCACAGCTGCCCGGCCCGTACATCCTCGCCGCCACGCATGGCAGCCCCTACGACATACCGCTGCTGATCTTGCACACGAAACGAAACTTGGACTTCGTCAGCAGCGCCGAGGTGTTCAAGAACCGGTTCGTCGCGTGGTTCTATGGTTCGATGAATGCCTTCCCGCTCGATCGGTCGCGACCCGACACCTCCGCCGTCCGCATTATCCTCGACCGATTGAAGCGCGGCCGGGCCGTCGCGATGTTCCCGGAAGGCCGCATCTGCAAGGGAAATGCCTCCGTCGTCTTTTCCCGACGAATCCGGCCGGGCATTGGCCGCATCGCGCAACTGGCGAACGTGCCGATCGTGCCGGTGGTGATCGTCAACTCCATCGCCTACTCGCGGGTCATCAACTGGCTGCCGCTGAAGCGGGTCCGTTACGGTTTGATCTACGGCCCGCCCATC
This region of Tepidisphaeraceae bacterium genomic DNA includes:
- a CDS encoding beta-ketoacyl-[acyl-carrier-protein] synthase family protein, which gives rise to MPTDLKISSEPIVITGMGLVTALGLSVADTWAAVRANRCGAGVMVDMESPLPPGRDGCQAPPLPADYEPDLPREARYLRWTLSAALRDAKIDGDRLPYDATRCAFMLGTTLHGMRAGGRFLRNENYTELRDFLAGDTLRLASAGLGFAGGAATTCSACSSSLGSIALAMTLLESGQADLVVAGGYDAVSEYAWAGFNALRLVAEGPLRPFSRGRTGMKLGEGYGIVVLERRSDALKRGASVQATVLGYGESADAHHLTQPHPTGDGAQRAMRAALNRAKLEPAQLGLIAAHATGTPDNDASEFAALSSLLGDKLSDVPVVCFKSHLGHTLGGAGAAELILSAMAMRDGVAPATANIGPDDVEYPSLRVTTGAARNATINATLNTSLGFGGANTCIVLGTPQSPIAPGLPGETTIEKTPPASRGLNGHGTREVWITGIGVLLPGIIGNDAFFHATRADHYNRQRTPLVDADYEHLLNARRVRRMSTYAKFTLAAASMACRDAALSDRPDLLADTGAILGTTHGSGTYCNDYYAQVVREGVLAGNPVLFAEGVPNGGAAQLSLMLGLKNACQTIIGARTAGMDALRLAWLRIATGACDRTIVSGGEEGHVAIDKAYEQCGLLTHAVSAGPFTETTGFNSTGGAVSFVMESADSARARGVQPYARMESAHALSGDRELLPRTLARLLELSPTAPHVISSACATWIDRIEANALSRGAPNARIGATYDLCGETFSAGPLLGMAAAMLSRSLPTLARPPINSDLTFARPGERVDRFTTLCTDWNGNATAATISLAPERTITM
- a CDS encoding lysophospholipid acyltransferase family protein — protein: MTQTEQAIPIAPLPAARNVHPDAAATGPSALVTNALRTFFFVAARAPWLLRLIRPAGVRLAILFCRPLRDATRANALRIFGKRLSRSEQSGFTRGVVANFYDFVADAGRSAQQTRQSLASRIERVIGEPAYLAQRQRKRGAVLVTAHMGAFEVGLAALRGVESNVHVVFKRDPFPSFERLRAAVRQLLGVHEAPIDDGWPSLVRLRDALLADGVVVMQGDRAMPGQRSQVVPLLHGSVRLPTGPVKLAQLTGSPIVPVFVVRTAGGRYEVHLCEAIEVESPDAVAGGDPVDVALRALANRIETFIAKYPQQWLVLEPAFTEDEQRAD
- a CDS encoding outer membrane lipoprotein carrier protein LolA, with protein sequence MKHFFFVMLLSSVAVTSHAHAQDATQPARTPAPATAPASAFDAELDAIDRKALAHQDLTADFVQEKHSPLLRKPLVSRGTVMAKGPLTLWVTAEPEPSRMSIDSRWVRLYYPKQKVVEEYPVDGRLGAMASSPLPALQDIRKNFTLSPDAGAGLDPVEPAGNTRALRLEPVEALRPYVGFVRVLLDADRGLVLAFEVTDPDGERTLVRFSNLQPDRGLSDDALMLDTPAGTKVVRPVGDAMPAPQQ
- a CDS encoding 3-hydroxyacyl-ACP dehydratase FabZ family protein, which gives rise to MNRAVDGALLEQLKLILRRDLKLGPNATIADDMPLIGGQMDLDSLDILLLVSSVEKQFGIKIPNEAVGRTMFADVYTLAQFIQDSRDRAAGGATTGQSTAAAQPVDYLAMLPHGPAFRYVSKVTDVQPGKTALGQWTVDGSEPFFAGHFPNRPIVPGVLLIESLAQLAGIALAAGSKTQGGMLVHADVRFESPVAPPATIDLSATVTRQMGDLHQCDVAATVAGTVVARGSVALRLG
- a CDS encoding lysophospholipid acyltransferase family protein, with translation MPTKYYRIGCYLSAFIKQQCIRETVLHRDRLNLPGPFLLACTHLSHIEPMIMSPMVKRPIHWMARIEFYRNRFLGPLLRNTGTFCVNRQGVPVQAIRTAIGLAKAGKIVGIFPEGGCRKGKQLAFRGGKIKGGTSAISLQAQVPIIPVAIVGTDRMTDVERWLPGKYGQVWVAIGEPIYPPPRPTRTQRRAARHALTEQLEQTYVALYQEILETTGLTDDYTP
- a CDS encoding lysophospholipid acyltransferase family protein, which encodes MSDPFYKAIRFSGRHVFWLTSNRRRVIGAHHAQLPGPYILAATHGSPYDIPLLILHTKRNLDFVSSAEVFKNRFVAWFYGSMNAFPLDRSRPDTSAVRIILDRLKRGRAVAMFPEGRICKGNASVVFSRRIRPGIGRIAQLANVPIVPVVIVNSIAYSRVINWLPLKRVRYGLIYGPPIAPEGDAKAIEQQLIDAYVALHAELIAQMPPAARDAVSSTA